The Arachis ipaensis cultivar K30076 chromosome B10, Araip1.1, whole genome shotgun sequence DNA window TTTTTCTGGACGAAATTCACTCTTTATAACATATAGGTGCACTTGTGGGtagggacggatccagaaatgTTATCATGGggctaataatatatataatataaaaaaatatatgcaaataaattataatgtaagatgtattataaaaatatacagatagagaatatatatttaaagtataaaaaAATGTGTACTTTTTATTAACGAAGTGGTACTAGTCGATTcttcatatcataaaattcatcgataagagaatctgtgtcaaatttttcagcaatcttcttctcaatgtaaatcaaaagacaattagcaagCAATTCATCTTCCATTTTGTTTCTGAGtctattcttcacaatattcatagctgaaaaagaTCTCTCAGTTGTAGCAGTTGAAACAAGGAGAGTTAATACCAAGCGAATCAAACGATCAATCAAAGGATATGTTAAAGACTTTCCTAACTTCGTTAATCCTTGACATAACTCCGAAATTGTGCACAAGTTAGTTAATTCAACATGATTAGGAACATCAAGTTCATAATGTTGAGCTTGCATTCTAATGTGAAATTTCTCTTGGTCACTGAAGTCACCTGGATAAAATCGTTCTACTAATTCACATACTTTGTTGACACTGAAGAACTTATAATTATCTCTGGGATCTAAAGTTGAACTTAAAGTAAGCAATTCCACCATATTATTATTGAATCTTCCATTAAGCTCTGGCAATTGTGTATCAATTACAGCCAGAAATAAATTAACACGGTAATGATACTCCACTGAAATTTGATCAACAATTTTGCGAGTTCGGCCTCTTCTAGGAATATGTAATGCATTCATATCAGGAACTTCAACTTCATGTTTCTCACAAAATAATATAACTTCTTTTATGAAAGCCTCCCAACTTGATTCTCTCATTATTTGGATTAAAGTCTTGGTAGTAGAAACCAGAGTTAAAGCATTCAATATGTCTTGATTTTTTCGTTGCAAAGCTTGACAAAGATCATGACTAACTTCCAAAATATTTCTCATCAAATGCAAAACAAAGACAAATTCAAAGGATGTGATAGCATCATAAGCAGCACTAGCATCACCACGAGTGGAGAAATTACCTTCTTCGGTACTTTTTTCAAGAACTTCACAAGTAGCATCAAACATGCATAACAAGCTACGTACAGAATTCAAATGAGACCCCCATCTAGTATCTCCAGCTCTTTGCAAAGTACCAATTTGATTAAGTTCACTACCTGTCACAATTTGATCATTGGCAATTAAGTTTGCAACATTATTTGCTTGAGCAACCCTTAACTGATCACGACATTTAGCAGAAACAGTCACAACATTCATAATTAGTGTaagttttgaaaagaattgaTGAACATAACAAACTTCTTTGGCTGCAGAAACAAGTGCTAATTGTAATCGATGAGCAAGATAATGAATGTAATAAGCAAAAGGacaatctttaaaaaaaagagcTTGCAATCCATTTCATTCACCACGCATATTACTAGCTCCATCGTACCCTTGTCCCCTAAGATTTTGGACATCAAGATTATGACGAGAAAGAACTAATGAAATTTCTGTTTTCAATGTCAAAGAACATGTATCAGAAacatgtataagataaaaaaatcttTCTTGAACACAACCATGCTTGTCTACAAATCTCAAAACCACAGACATTTGTTTTTGCTTTGACTCATTTCTTACTTCATcaataattatacaaaatttaaaatcaccaatttcttCTCGAATTGTTGCACGCACTTTTCTAGTAAAGATACACAATATATCTTTTTGAACACCGAGAGATATATATTGAGCATTTTCAGGAGCACTTTCAAGGACAACATTATTAACATTCTGATTACAGGAAGCTAAAACCTTAATTAACTCAATAAAATTTTCCCTATTCAAAGATCCAGGACTTTCATCATCGCCTTTAAATGCACATGCTTGAAATACAAGCCATCGAATAGCATTAATAGATGTCTTCAACCTTAAACGGTTATTTG harbors:
- the LOC107621265 gene encoding uncharacterized protein LOC107621265; translation: MAQSKHIDKVLDRHSDETITNNRLRLKTSINAIRWLVFQACAFKGDDESPGSLNRENFIELIKVLASCNQNVNNVVLESAPENAQYISLEISLVLSRHNLDVQNLRGQGYDGATKEVCYVHQFFSKLTLIMNVVTVSAKCRDQLRVAQANNVANLIANDQIVTGSELNQIGTLQRAGDTRWGSHLNSVRSLLCMFDATCEVLEKSTEEGNFSTRGDASAAYDAITSFEFVFVLHLMRNILEVSHDLCQALQRKNQDILNALTLVSTTKTLIQIMRESSWEAFIKEVILFCEKHEVEVPDMNALHIPRRGRTRKIVDQISVEYHYRVNLFLAVIDTQLPELNGRFNNNMVELLTLSSTLDPRDNYKFFSVNKVCELVERFYPGDFSDQEKFHIRMQAQHYELDVPNHVELTNLCTISELCQGLTKLGKSLTYPLIDRLIRLKDYNQYDDDQYYDAKLPMNVDFRNSSGASLQTATAGPTADIRIHSCHVALYVMELLTL